In the genome of Hyalangium gracile, the window AAGACGAGCAGGGCGGCGGCAAAGGCGAGGGGGTGTCCCGGGAACGGGGGCGAAGGCTCTGCGGGAGCGGTCGTATCCAGACGAACCTCCAGGCAGAGGGCTGGCTGACTCGTGGGACCGAGGACTCTAGTGGAGGGCTCCAGAGGCTCTGTATGTACGGAAGGGCAGGTCGCCTGGGGCTCACCATTCCGCGGGGCCGCGCCTGTTGCGTTCGAGCTGGCGCTGCACCCAGGCGACCCTCTCCAGCGCGGGCACGACTCCCGCGCTGGAGAAGGCATGCGCGCTTCAGGAGGCTACGGGCCGCGGAAGGAGCCGGACTGCGCGCTCGCGCTTCCGAAGCTGTCTCCGCTCTGCCCCATGGCGGTGATGACGGCGTAGTGGGTGTTGCCGGCCCTTAGCTCGACGGGGACGACGAGCTCCGTCGATGTGGTGAAGAACCGTCCGAGCAGGTAGTTGCTGCCATCGACGTACCAGACCTCCACCTTGTACGAGGAGGCCGTGCCAGTGGCAGGGGGAGACCAGCTCAGGCGCGCCGGTCCGGAGACCGTGGTGACTCCTCCCTGCTCGGTGCCCTGGACGCGAATGGCGCGCGGAGCGGAGACCACCGGCGTCAGGGTCCAGCTCCCACTGGCCTGAACCAGGCGGTGGGTATGCACCTGGAGCGAGCGCCCGGTGGGGGAGGCCGTGGTGTAGATGGCCTGCACGAACCTGCGGGCGTTGGCCGGGAGCACGTCCGCGTAGGAGGTGTCCCAGGTGAAGGCGGTCGTGGGCGCCGCACCGAGGTCCTTGTAGCGCGTCAACATCCGCTTCTCGACGAGCGGGGGCTCGGCGTGCCAGGTCTCGTAGGCTCCGGCGGGAGCGGGCTGGTGGGCCTCCACCAGGTATTGCACCTGGAGGGAGCGAGTCGAGGTGGACGGCTGCTCCGCCGCGGTCTCGAAGGCGGGAGCATCCACGCTGAGACTCACGGAGCGCTTGGGCGCGGAGCTCATGTCCAGGTTGCGCTGCGCGCCGCCCGGGCTCGGCAGGCTGAGATCCGAGATCGTCGCTCCGGAGATGACCCGCTGGGAGCTGTCCTGGAGCGAGGGCGTGCTCGCCGAGGTGCTCTCGAGCTGGAGGACATGGATCCGATCGCCCAGGGAGACGTCGAGCTGCGTGGAGATGAGCTGGTTGGTCGCGATGCTCGAGGAGCCGGACGTCGCTCCGGCCGTGAAGCCCGTGGCGAGGCTGTTCGGGCGCTCGAGGGTGCGATTGTGGCTGGGGATGTGAAGCTCGAACCACTGGGAGCCTGGCGTCCACGGCTGGAGCTGGGTGTAGTTCAGCGTGAGGGTGTCCGTGCCGGAGGAGCCCTGCAGGCCCATGCGCGCCAGGTTCGCCAGGGAGAAGTCCGCGGAGGAGCCGGTCACCGGGCGCCAGGCACCGTCGATGAGGAGCCAGACGGGCCGCGCGCTCGAGGGGATGTTCGTGTACTTCACCTGGCCCTCCGCGACGAGCTCTCCCCGCTCGGAGGTGAACCCGCCCGAGCCATTGGGAACGAGGGCATTGGGAATCGTCCCGTCCGAGCCGCCGAACGCGCGAGGCCGCTGCTCGATGGTCGATCCGCCGAGATAGTAGGTCGTCCCGGTGATGGTGATGTCCTGGGGGAGGTTCTGGGTGCCACCATCCGGGGGAGGGGTGCCACCATCTCCGCCTCCGCCATCTGGGGTGGTCTCGCCATCGCAGGCGATGAGGCTGAGGGTGCAGAGCGCTACACAGAAGAGTCGACGCATGGGGGGAACAGGCTCCGGGAGAGGGTGATGCGCCCGCGCTCTTCGTGGTTCATGAGCGCGGGGCGGCCCATTCCACGGAGGCGGCTCCCGGATATTCACTCACCGCACGACGGAGAGGTCGTGCCCCTGCGGTAAGGGACGCATTCCGTGTCCGACGAGCAGCGCACTCCCTGGCAGTACGCGCTCCGGGAGCCTGCCTTGGCACCCTGATGGACCCCAGAGGGTGGTGCCCTGTCGGCGGACCGGCAGCGAACTGGTATGACAAGCAGACCAGTTCGCACAGGTTTCGCCCGGAAGGGGGACCGGACGCGGGGCGGGCTCGGGCCCTCTACCTGTTTCAGGTTGTGCGGACTCTTACAGGGGGCATGAAAAGACTTCTTCGGACCCACTTAGCGCCGGCTCGTCTTGCGCTTCGCTGCGGTCCGCTTGGCCGCCACGCTGCGCTTGAGCGACTTGCGCTGGCGGGTGGCTGCCGCCTTCTTCGCCGCGCGGGAGCGCTGCGCGTGCGTGCGAGAGGCCTGACTGCGCTGGCCGCCGCGACGGGACGACTGGTGGGTCTCGGGCTGCCCGTACCCCGAGCCGCCAGGCTTCTCTCCGCCATGGGACTCGGCGTTCACCGTGGCCCACGCGCGCCGCTTCGCCTCCTTCTCGCTCTTTCCACGAGAGGTGTAGCTCTCGGCGATGTGCTCGGCGCGGCGCTTCTGTTTATCCGTGTACTTGCTCTTGTCTCCACGAGGCATGGTGCGCCCTCCGTAGAGGCAAGGTCTGCATCGGCAGCCCCCTTGTGCAACCACATCCTCGCCGCCCATCCCGCCAGCAGGGGAGGCCAGCAAGCATTGTTTCGGGCAGGGCGAGCGGCCTCCTATAAACCTCGTGCCCGTGGCCGGACGGGAAACGAGGTCTCTGGAGATGATGGGTACTCAACTGGTGAGGGCGGGGACGCGTGGGGACCGCGCGTCACGGGTGGCTTCACTCCTGGTAGGGATTGTCCTCCTGGCCGCGACGGCCTGCTCTGAGGAGGCTGCTCCGGGGCCGGCTCCGGTGCCCACGCCGGACGGCCCGGCGGAGGACTGGTGCGAGCGCGTGGCCGCGGGGCCCGTGGGGGCGACTCCCGGTCCTGTCGCGATGTCCGAGGCCCATGCGCTGATGCGCTTCTTCGGAGTGGGGTCCAGCTACGCCGAGGTGGATCAGGCGCTGGCCCTCGCGCTGATAGGCGACACCGTCGACTGGGACGCGGCGGCGGTCTCGTATGCCGAGCAATTGCAGCCGGTCTGTGCCCTCGACGCTGTGCCGCGGCCGCTGCCCGTCGCACGGGTGGAGCAGGTCGGCGGCGTCGCGGTCATCCACCCCGGTACGGGGGAGCTCGTCCTGCCGGACTCCGTCCAGGCCGTGGCCATCGATCTCCGAGGACTCCCGGCGGATCCGCTGCTGGAGCAGGCCCTGGCCCGGGCCATCGCCGTGGCGAGCACCCAGCCCGTCCCTCGCGTTGCCACCCGAGTCCGGGCGCACCAGGGCATGACGGACGAGCGCGCGGTCCGGGCCGGCGTTTACTCCAATGATCTCGTGAAGCGGGTCTCTCCGCCCTTCGAGCCCGCGGGGAAGAGGGAGCTGCCCGTGGCGCTGCTCACCGGCTCCACCCTGGCGCCCGTCGCCGCCCGGTTCGCCGTGGATCTCCGACTGGCGCAGCGGGCCTGGATCTTCGGCGAGTCCCTCCCCACGGCGGTGGCGGAGTACCGCTGGGCTCCGGTGGGGACGAGGGGGCTCGCCATCCGGACCGAGGTGCTCGTGGACGATCGGGGCACGCTGCCAGATGTCATCGCCGCGGATCGCCCGCTCGGAGACAGCCTGGAGGCGCTCCTCGGCGAGCTGGCGAACCTGGGCACTGCCCCGGCCGTGGCACGCGACGCCAAGGTCACCCGCCCCGCCCTGACTGGGAGGAGTGGCTCCGACTCACCCACGCCTCCCATGGAGGCCTCGCCCGGTGTCGCGCGTGCCGACCTCCTCATCGCCCATAGCGCCCTGCGGCGGTTCTTCCCCTACTTCCACGTCGTGGGAGACGGCATCGACGAGCGGCTGCGCCAGAGCCTCGCCGAGGTGGATGCCGGGCCGATGGACTGGAGGCGGCTCGGCCACGTGCTCCAGCGCTTTGGCGAGGTCCTCCACGATGGACACGTCTCCGTGGGCCTCCGGGAGAGCATCTACGCTGGCTACTTCCTCGTCGTCCCAGAGAGTGTCGGGGGAGAGGTGGTGGTCCGGCGCTCCGCGGTCCCGCAGGTGAAGCCGGGCGACACCCTGGTGAGCATCAACGGGCGCCCGGTGGCCGAGTGGCTTGCGGAAGAAGTCCCCCGGACGTCCGGTTCCCACCCGGGTGCCCAGCTCTCCCGGGCCCTGCAGCGGCTGACCTGGCTCGATGGGCCCACGCAGTTTGGAGTCCGTGCGCTCGATGGCTCCACCTCCTCCGTGCTGGTGTCGCCCTCCTCGCTGGCGTCCCGAACGGAGTTCGGCTCAGCTCCCTCGGCTCGACGGGCGGGGAGGCTCACCGACCTGGGCGTGCCAGGGATCGCCTACATCAACCTGGCGGACTCGGTGCTCTCGGATCTGGAGGTGTTCCGTCAGAGCGTCCAGGAGGCCGTTGGCGCCAGGGGGCTGATCCTGGACATGCGCGGCTACCCGGGCGTCGATCCCTACCATGCCCTGCGGCACCTCATCCCACAGGCCTTCAAGAGTCCCTTCTTCCGCGTCCCGCACTGGAGTGGGCCGGACCATCTGGAGATGACGGAGGACCAGTACTCGCTGACTCCCGACTCGAGGCTCTTGTTCGAACAGCCCATCGTGTTGCTCACGGGGCCGGGAGCCGTGTCCGCGGCGGAGAACCTCTCGATGATGCTCGTGGGCGCCAAGAGGGTGCGCGTGGTCGGCCGCCGCAGCGTGGGGACCAACGGCAACATCACCCGGCTGTGGCTGCCGGGAGGCGTCACGTTCGTCTTCACGGGGATGGAGGTGCTGTTCCCGGATCGCTCCCCACTGCATGGCGTGGGGATCGTCCCCGACGTGGAGGTGCAGCCCACCGCCGAGGACTTCGCCGCGGGGCGCGATCCGGAGCTCCTGAAGGCCATCGAGCTGCTGGTCACGGAGGGGTAGGAAGCTCCACGCCCGTGAGCGCCTGCACGACGCGGCTGGCCGCCCGGCCCAGGCGCACACCCGCCCGGTGGTGCAGGGATGGGTGGAAGAGGTGGGTGGCGCCGGATGCGAGCTTCAGCGCCTTGAGCTCACCCCGGCGCAGCTCGCGCTTCATCAGGTGCTCCGGCAGCCACCCGTAGCCCAGCCCCTCGAGGATGGCCGCCTTCTTGGCGGCGAAGTCGTTGAGGTGCACCGTGGAGCGTCCCTCCAGCGCTCCCGTGCTGAGCTGCAGGCGGGGATCCGAGCCGCGCACCGTGAGCAGCAGGTGTCGGGCCAGCTCCTCGTCCTTCAGCGGACCGCGCTGTGTCGCCAGCGGGTGGGAGCGGTGGGCCACCAGGACCGCCTTCAGGTCCGCCAGCCGGTAGGAGCGCAGGTCCGGCAGGGTGGGGGGGAGGACCGAGACCATCAGGTCCGCCTCGTCCCGCGTGAACGCCGCCTCGACACCGGCCAGGAACTCCGCCGAGACGTGGAAGCGGGTGCCAGCGCCTTCGGCTCGGAGCTGCTTCACCACGCGCAGCAGCGGCTCGGCGGGGAAGATGCCGTCGAAGATGATGCGCAAGGTGGGCTCCCAGCCCGCGCGGATCTCCGCGCACGCGGCCTCCAGCTCCCGCTCGGCCTCCAGCAGCTTGCGGCAGTGCTCGAGCACCCGCTCGCCCGCTGGCGTCAGTCGGGTCCGGTAGCCGCGCCGGTCCAGCAGCACCAGCTCGGTCTGCTCCTCCAGCGTGCGCAGCGCGTAGAGCACCGCGGTGTGCCCCTTGTGCAGCGCCTTCGCCGCGGCCGCGAACGTGCCCTGTCGGGCGAGCGCGTCGAGGGCCCGGGCCTGCTCCAGCGTGACGTTCATGAGGGAGATTGTGCATGGGACTGACAGTCTCTGGCAGTGCTTTGTGCTTTCTTCCGTCCAGGCCCATCCCTAGCTTGGCGAGGTATGGACATCCCGTACGTTCGTGGCCGGGTGGCGGCTCAGGCGCATGTAGGGCTCCCGGAAGGGACGGTGGAGGAGGAGTACGCGCGCAACGGCTTCTTCGGCCGCTACGCCCACCTCTATCGCCGCAACCCGCCCGTGGGCTGGACGCGCATCGAAGGCCCGCTGCGTCCCCGCGCCTATGACTTGCGGCGCCTGCCCGGCGACACGGGCGGAGACTGGGTCGCCGCGCGCCGGGCCCTGCTGGCCAACGACGATGTGCGCCTGTCCTACGCCACCCTCTCCTCGCCCATGCCCTACCTCTTCCGCAACGCGGACGCGGACGAGGTGCTCTTCATCCACGCCGGCGCGGGGAGGCTGGAGACGGACTTCGGCCCGCTCTCCTATGAGCCGGGGGACTACGTGGTGCTGCCGCGCGGCACGGCCCACCGCCTGGCGCCCACGTCCCCCACCCAGGTCCTGGTGGTGGAGGCCTTCAGCGAGGTGGGCTTCCCGGAGAAGGGGATGCTCGGCCAGCACGCGCTGTTCGATCCCGCGGTGATTCGCGTCCCCTCGCCAGAGGAGGGCTCCTCGCTCGATGCGAACGCCGAGGGCGAGTGGGAGCTGCAGGTGCTGCGCGAGGGCGAGGTGACCCAGATCTTCTACCCGTACTGCCCGCTGGACGTGGTGGGCTGGAAGGGAACGCTGGCGCCGCTGCAGCTCAACGTGCGCGACATCCGCCCGGTGGTGTCCGAGCGCTACCACCTGCCGCCCTCGGCCCACACCACCTTCGTCATGCGCAACGCGGTGATCTGCACCTTCCTCCCGCGCCCGCTGGAGAACGGGGACCCGCGCGCGATGAAGGTGCCCTTCTTCCACTCCAACATCGACTTCGACGAGGTGCTCTTCTACCACAGCGGCCAGTTCTTCAGCCGCGAGGGCATCGCGCCCGGGATGCTCACCTTCCACCCTCAGGGCATCCACCACGGCCCCCAGGCGGGGGCAGAAGCGCGCGCCGCGAACGCCACCCGCACCGAGGAGGTGGCGGTGATGCTCGACACGCGACGCCCGCTCCGCGCGCAGTCGGCCATCGGCCCCGCGGAGCTCACGGACTACTGGAAGAGCTGGCAGCCGAAGCGCTGACGCTCTGTCCTTTCGCATCAGGAGACCCTACGAATGAGCCTCAACCCTGTTGGCCTGCAAGGCATCGACTTCATCGAGTTCGTTTCGCCCGAGCCGGAGCGGCTCGATCGCCTCTTCCAGGCGTTCGGCTTCTCGCGAACCCTGCATCACCCGGCCCGCCGCATCGATCTGTACGAGCAGGGAGAGATCCGGCTGCTGCTCAACCGGGGGAGTGCCTCGTTCGCCTCGGGCTTCGCCTCCCTGCATGGCCCCTCCATCTGCGCCATGGGCTGGCGCGTGCATGACGGCCGCAAGGCGCTGGAGGCGGCGGTGGCGCGTGGGGCCCGCTCGCGGGGCGAGGGAGACCTGTTCTTCCGCGATGGCAAGCCGGTGCCGGCGGTCTACGGAATCGGCGACAGCCTCATCTATCTGGTGGACGGCGCCACGGATGCGAACAAGTGGGAGCGGCTCGGCTTCGTGGCCCACCCGGAGCCCGTGCGCGTGCCCTCCAAGGGCTTCACGCACCTGGACCACCTGACCAACAACGTGGAGAAGGGGACGATGGGGCGGTGGGCCTCCTTCTACAAGGACCTCTTCGGCTTCACCGAGGTCCGTTACTTCGACATCCGCGGCGTCAAGACGGGGCTCACCTCGTACGCGCTGCGCTCGCCCTGCGGCACCTTCTGCATCCCCATCAACGAGGCGGACGAGAAGAAGAGCCAGATCAACGAGTACCTCGAGGAGTACAAGGGGCCGGGCGTCCAGCACCTGGCGTTCCTCACCAACGACATCCTCGGCTCGCTGCGCGCCCTGGAGGGCACCGGCATCGAGATGCTCGACATGGATGACGACTACTACCGCGAGGTCTTCCAGCGCGTGCCGCAGGTGACCGAGGACCGCGAGGAGATCCGCCGCCGCCAGGTGCTCGTGGATGGCGACGAGGAAGGGTACCTGCTGCAGATCTTCACCAAGAACATCATCGGGCCCATCTTCATCGAGATCATCCAGCGCAAGAACCACCTCTCCTTCGGGGAGGGGAACTTCTCCGCGCTCTTCCGCTCCATCGAGCGGGACCAGGCCCGGCGGGGAGTGTTCGACGACACGCGGCGCTGAGCTTGGTGCTGCTCAGGGGCGGAGGAGGGCTCCGACACTCTCGGTAGGCATCTCGAGCCGGTGAACCTGTCCCGGCGGGAGCGTGTACCGGGAGGAGGGGCCCCGGGTGCCGCACCACTGCACCTCCACCTCCACCGTGGCGCCTGGGGCGAGGGTCCCCAGGCCGAAGTGCAGGCGGCGGTCTCCCTGGGCCGCGAGCCCCGTGACGGCCTGTTTCTGCTGCACCTGCCGCCGGCCATCGGGTGAGGTGAGGCGCACCTGGCTGCCCAGCGCCTCCCGGTTGCACCGCTTGCCGTCTCCGATGAGATCCACCGCCACCCAGGCGTTCTGGCGACTCTCCTCGGGCATGTTGAGGAAGAGGGAGGGCGGTCCGAGCTGGTTCGCCATCGCGACGTCCAGCCTCCCATCTCCATCCAGGTCGACGAGCGCCACGCCTCGGGTGTTCTCTCCGGAGCGCAGGCCCACCGGGTCGCGCGCATCGACGAACTGGGGCCGGGCCTCCGGGCCCCGGTTGAGGAACACGCGGCGTCGCTCGTTCTCGAAGATGCAGTAGCCGCGCAGGTCGGCCCACGCGTCCGCGTACGTGTGGATGTCGGGCCCGGACTGCGCGAACTTGTGGTGGGTGTACCAGAAGGAGGGGCAGCGCTCGCTCACGCGGCCCGTGCCCGTCTCGAAGCGGTCATCGAGATAGCCGTTCCCCTGGACGACGTCCGGGAAGCCATCGTCGTCCAGGTCGCCGATGCCAGCGCCCCAGCCGAAGTGGTTCTCGTTCAGCAGGCCGCGCCGGCTGGCCTCGTCGGTGAAGCGCACCTGTCCCGTGTCGGGATCCACGCCGCCGTTCACCCACAGCAGGGAGCCCTCGGCCAGGATGGGCACATGGGCGTTCGACACGTAGAGGTCCAACCGCCCGTCCCCGGTGAGGTCGAACGCGGTGCTGTTCATGCCCTTGTAGGTGTCTCGGCCGATCTCTCCGAAGAAGCGCCCCTCCACGTGCGTGAAGCGCGGCTCCGTCGGGCTGCCGGTGTTCAGGTACAGATCATCCGGCCCGAAGTCGTTGGCGAAGTAGAGGTCCTCATCTCCGTCCCCGTCGAGGTCGGCCGCCGAGAGCGCCAGCGTCCAGTGGGTGGCGGTGAGGCCGAGCGCTCGGGCGTCGAGCCGCTCGAAGCGGCCTCCTCCGAGGTTGCGCAGCACCTCCGTGGGCCCTCCGTTGTCGGCCTTGTGCCAGGAGCTGTGCAGGAAGGCGAACATGCGTCGGTCGCCCTCGTACTCGGGCTGGGGCAGGTGGAAGACGTTGATCCTGCGGCCCGCGTCGTCTTCCCGGCGCACGGTCGAGCGGATGAGCACGTCCAGCCGCCCGTCCGCGTCCAGATCGACCACCGTGCTGGCGTAGCCCGTGACGTAGAGTGACTCCAGGCCCGAGCCCTCCGTGGCATCGGTGAAGCCTGGCGTTCCTTCCTCGGTCAGCCGGTTCAGCAGCAGGCGCGGCGGCCCGAACGCCACGGGCAGGAGGATGTCGAGGTCCCCATCGTTGTCGCTGTCGAAGAACAGCCCCATGCCGGCGAAGCCGTTCTTCGTCGCGTCGCGATCGATGGGCTCGGTGGGCAGCGGGATGCGCTCGAAGCGCAGGTGTCCCGGCTCGGAGGCGTTGCGGAACAGGGCCACGCGGTGGCCCTCGGCGGCGAGGGGCGAGATGAAGAGCAGGTCGCTCCGGCCATCCCGGTCGATGTCGCCGGTGGCCACCGCCGCGCCGACGCTGAGGATCCACTTGGCGACGTGTGCCAGGCGCGGGTCCAGCTGCGTCAGCAGGCTCCCGTCGTGGGGGAGGCGGATGCCCGCGTCCGCCTGGGCGACCTCCGTGAGCTGGAACGTGGCGCGCGCCTCCTCCGCCGC includes:
- a CDS encoding plasmid stabilization protein — protein: MPRGDKSKYTDKQKRRAEHIAESYTSRGKSEKEAKRRAWATVNAESHGGEKPGGSGYGQPETHQSSRRGGQRSQASRTHAQRSRAAKKAAATRQRKSLKRSVAAKRTAAKRKTSRR
- a CDS encoding S41 family peptidase encodes the protein MMGTQLVRAGTRGDRASRVASLLVGIVLLAATACSEEAAPGPAPVPTPDGPAEDWCERVAAGPVGATPGPVAMSEAHALMRFFGVGSSYAEVDQALALALIGDTVDWDAAAVSYAEQLQPVCALDAVPRPLPVARVEQVGGVAVIHPGTGELVLPDSVQAVAIDLRGLPADPLLEQALARAIAVASTQPVPRVATRVRAHQGMTDERAVRAGVYSNDLVKRVSPPFEPAGKRELPVALLTGSTLAPVAARFAVDLRLAQRAWIFGESLPTAVAEYRWAPVGTRGLAIRTEVLVDDRGTLPDVIAADRPLGDSLEALLGELANLGTAPAVARDAKVTRPALTGRSGSDSPTPPMEASPGVARADLLIAHSALRRFFPYFHVVGDGIDERLRQSLAEVDAGPMDWRRLGHVLQRFGEVLHDGHVSVGLRESIYAGYFLVVPESVGGEVVVRRSAVPQVKPGDTLVSINGRPVAEWLAEEVPRTSGSHPGAQLSRALQRLTWLDGPTQFGVRALDGSTSSVLVSPSSLASRTEFGSAPSARRAGRLTDLGVPGIAYINLADSVLSDLEVFRQSVQEAVGARGLILDMRGYPGVDPYHALRHLIPQAFKSPFFRVPHWSGPDHLEMTEDQYSLTPDSRLLFEQPIVLLTGPGAVSAAENLSMMLVGAKRVRVVGRRSVGTNGNITRLWLPGGVTFVFTGMEVLFPDRSPLHGVGIVPDVEVQPTAEDFAAGRDPELLKAIELLVTEG
- a CDS encoding LysR family transcriptional regulator, coding for MNVTLEQARALDALARQGTFAAAAKALHKGHTAVLYALRTLEEQTELVLLDRRGYRTRLTPAGERVLEHCRKLLEAERELEAACAEIRAGWEPTLRIIFDGIFPAEPLLRVVKQLRAEGAGTRFHVSAEFLAGVEAAFTRDEADLMVSVLPPTLPDLRSYRLADLKAVLVAHRSHPLATQRGPLKDEELARHLLLTVRGSDPRLQLSTGALEGRSTVHLNDFAAKKAAILEGLGYGWLPEHLMKRELRRGELKALKLASGATHLFHPSLHHRAGVRLGRAASRVVQALTGVELPTPP
- a CDS encoding homogentisate 1,2-dioxygenase: MDIPYVRGRVAAQAHVGLPEGTVEEEYARNGFFGRYAHLYRRNPPVGWTRIEGPLRPRAYDLRRLPGDTGGDWVAARRALLANDDVRLSYATLSSPMPYLFRNADADEVLFIHAGAGRLETDFGPLSYEPGDYVVLPRGTAHRLAPTSPTQVLVVEAFSEVGFPEKGMLGQHALFDPAVIRVPSPEEGSSLDANAEGEWELQVLREGEVTQIFYPYCPLDVVGWKGTLAPLQLNVRDIRPVVSERYHLPPSAHTTFVMRNAVICTFLPRPLENGDPRAMKVPFFHSNIDFDEVLFYHSGQFFSREGIAPGMLTFHPQGIHHGPQAGAEARAANATRTEEVAVMLDTRRPLRAQSAIGPAELTDYWKSWQPKR
- the hppD gene encoding 4-hydroxyphenylpyruvate dioxygenase, coding for MSLNPVGLQGIDFIEFVSPEPERLDRLFQAFGFSRTLHHPARRIDLYEQGEIRLLLNRGSASFASGFASLHGPSICAMGWRVHDGRKALEAAVARGARSRGEGDLFFRDGKPVPAVYGIGDSLIYLVDGATDANKWERLGFVAHPEPVRVPSKGFTHLDHLTNNVEKGTMGRWASFYKDLFGFTEVRYFDIRGVKTGLTSYALRSPCGTFCIPINEADEKKSQINEYLEEYKGPGVQHLAFLTNDILGSLRALEGTGIEMLDMDDDYYREVFQRVPQVTEDREEIRRRQVLVDGDEEGYLLQIFTKNIIGPIFIEIIQRKNHLSFGEGNFSALFRSIERDQARRGVFDDTRR
- a CDS encoding CRTAC1 family protein; the encoded protein is MISAPLTVQARVLGHELAVDGLPSRGDARIPFALLLASFAVLGTTVLGFNRSPGQILTTVLAAAGLDVLLHLLLKRRLLFPLSAVISSLSLALLLNYAHDPLLMLVPVFLAVASKHLLTVEGRHVINPSLFGVATTLLFFGDLITSSPAYQWGGSGVMSGVIILTALLLFLFRVERHALVLSFLGFYFLFLLLRAWLVRHHTPPEVLIVGSLTTPPFYLFTFFMMTDPRTSPPTVRGQVLAAFLVAFLDLLFHAGQSLFTFFYAAFTVQSGRFLLQHARRLRSQGLAVWARGTFDLGLARRVAVAALLVVPAVLAWRLVLRPAAEEARATFQLTEVAQADAGIRLPHDGSLLTQLDPRLAHVAKWILSVGAAVATGDIDRDGRSDLLFISPLAAEGHRVALFRNASEPGHLRFERIPLPTEPIDRDATKNGFAGMGLFFDSDNDGDLDILLPVAFGPPRLLLNRLTEEGTPGFTDATEGSGLESLYVTGYASTVVDLDADGRLDVLIRSTVRREDDAGRRINVFHLPQPEYEGDRRMFAFLHSSWHKADNGGPTEVLRNLGGGRFERLDARALGLTATHWTLALSAADLDGDGDEDLYFANDFGPDDLYLNTGSPTEPRFTHVEGRFFGEIGRDTYKGMNSTAFDLTGDGRLDLYVSNAHVPILAEGSLLWVNGGVDPDTGQVRFTDEASRRGLLNENHFGWGAGIGDLDDDGFPDVVQGNGYLDDRFETGTGRVSERCPSFWYTHHKFAQSGPDIHTYADAWADLRGYCIFENERRRVFLNRGPEARPQFVDARDPVGLRSGENTRGVALVDLDGDGRLDVAMANQLGPPSLFLNMPEESRQNAWVAVDLIGDGKRCNREALGSQVRLTSPDGRRQVQQKQAVTGLAAQGDRRLHFGLGTLAPGATVEVEVQWCGTRGPSSRYTLPPGQVHRLEMPTESVGALLRP